From Pongo pygmaeus isolate AG05252 chromosome 2, NHGRI_mPonPyg2-v2.0_pri, whole genome shotgun sequence, a single genomic window includes:
- the TRMT10C gene encoding tRNA methyltransferase 10 homolog C: MAAFLKMSVTVNFFRPFTRFLVPFTLHRKRNNLHSIILQRYMSSKIPAVTYPNNESTPPSEELELDKWKTTMKSSVQEECVSTISSSKDEDPLAATREFIEMWRLLGREVPEHITEEELKTSMECVSNTAKKKYLKYLYVKEKLKKAKQIKKEKKAAAREEAKNIQLLETTEEDKQKNFLFLRLWDRSMDIAMGWKGAQAMQFGQPLVFDMAYENYMKRKELQNTVSQLLESEGCNRKNVDPFHIYFCNLKIDGAFHRELVKRYQEKWDKLLLTSTEKSHVDLFPKDSIIYLTADSPNVMSTFRHDKVYVIGSFVDKHMQPGTSLAKAKRLNLATERLPLDKYLQWEVGNKNLTLDQMIRILLCLKNNGNWEKALQFVPKRKHTGFLEISQHSQEFINRLKKAKTFNSFSKGSLNVHRTRGSNENI, encoded by the coding sequence ATGGCTGCTTTCCTCAAAATGAGTGTTACTGTCAATTTCTTCAGACCTTTCACCAGGTTTTTGGTGCCATTTACCCTTCATAGGAAGAGAAATAACTTACACTCAATAATTTTGCAGAGATACATGTCTTCCAAAATACCAGCTGTTACTTATCCTAATAATGAGAGTACACCCCCTTCTGAAGAGCTAGAATTGGATAAGTGGAAAACTACCATGAAATCTAGTGTGCAAGAAGAATGTGTTTCAACAATCTCAAGCAGTAAGGATGAAGATCCTCTAGCTGCCACCAGAGAGTTCATTGAGATGTGGAGATTGCTTGGCAGAGAAGTACCAGAACACATCACTGAAGAAGAGCTCAAAACCAGTATGGAATGTGTTTCtaacacagcaaaaaaaaaatatttaaaatatttatatgtgaaggaaaaattgaaaaaagctaagcaaataaaaaaggaaaagaaagcagcaGCAAGGGAAGAAGCAAAAAATATCCAGCTGCTAGAAACCACTGAGGAagataaacaaaaaaactttctgtTTTTACGACTTTGGGATAGGAGTATGGACATAGCAATGGGCTGGAAGGGTGCCCAAGCCATGCAGTTTGGACAACCTTTGGTTTTTGACATGGCTTACGAAAATTATATGAAACGAAAAGAATTGCAGAATACTGTTTCCCAGCTTTTAGAAAGTGAAGGATGCAACAGAAAAAATGTTGATCCCTTCCATATTTATTTCTGCAATCTAAAAATAGATGGTGCTTTTCACAGAGAGTTAGTTAAACGGTATCAAGAAAAATGGGACAAATTGCTTTTAACATCAACAGAAAAGTCTCATGTAGATTTATTTCCAAAGGACAGTATTATCTATTTAACTGCAGATTCTCCCAATGTTATGAGTACTTTCAGGCATGACAAAGTTTATGTAATTGGGTCTTTTGTTGATAAGCATATGCAGCCAGGCACATCCCTAGCCAAGGCAAAACGGCTGAACCTGGCAACTGAACGCCTTCCATTAGATAAATATTTACAATGGGAAGTTGGTAACAAAAATCTCACCTTAGATCAAATGATACGTATTTTGTTATGTCTGAAAAACAATGGTAATTGGGAAAAGGCTCTGCAATTCGTTCCCAAGAGAAAACATACTGGTTTTCTGGAGATTTCTCAGCATTCTCAAGAGTTTATCAACAGACTGAAGAAGGCAAAgacttttaattcattttcaaaagGTTCTCTGAATGTGCACAGAACACGTGGCTCAAATGAGAACATTTGA